From the Centropristis striata isolate RG_2023a ecotype Rhode Island chromosome 5, C.striata_1.0, whole genome shotgun sequence genome, the window atatttaaatatttacagtCTGAGCATAATTTAATGAGCTTTTCCCAAAGAGTAGATACACTGAGTATTTTCAGTTTGCAGACAAATAGCAAAAGTATGATCCAATATGTTGCATGACCATTGAAATAAATATTTGCCTAACAGTTCAAACAGGATTTCCTTACTTCCTGTCCCTCAAAATATCCCTTGCACATCCACACCCTCATGAAAATTATAAAAACGTGCAGATGTAGTGACAGTTCTTGGTTTGCTCCTTCTCATAACTtagtttgaggtgtttttttttgtagatctTGAGCCATCTGGATGGTCATAACTTCATGAAGCTGCAGCTTTCTTCTCTTTATAGGTTGCCATCATTTTCTTGATCTCTGCAATGGCCTTCCCTGGGTTGAGTCCCTGTGGAGCAGTGTGTCAAACAGACAGTGAGAAACTAAAACTCTATTAACTCTgtgacacagtgtgtgtgtgtgtgtgtgtgtgtgtgtgtgtgtgtgtgtgtatgtgtgtgagagaaaactTTTGAGTACCTTGGGACACGTCTTAGTGCAGTTCATGATAGTGTGGCAGCGATAGAGAGAGAAGGGGTCCTGAAGTTTAGACAAGCGTTCCTCTGTGAATTCATCACGGGAGTCAATCATCCACCGGTATGCCttcaggataataataatacagtttcaTCAGTTGCCTGCTCCATCATGAGTATTTTTTGTatcaatttttaaaacaaaatatcttAACAACTATGTCTTGATATATGAAATGATCCCTTTTAAACTCAAGAATTTTCATCATGTGACCTGACATAAAAACTTGTGACTTAAAGTACAGCCTCAGCTggaaaaatgctaaatataaCCAACATCAGCATGTTGACATCCAATAGTTGATAGTGTTGAGCTAAAAGCACAAGTGAGCCCAAATACAGCTGAGGCTATAGACCAGAAGGAAGAATGCAATGTTGACAACGTTTGCTCTGGCACCACCCTCAGGCTGAACATCACATGATGAAAAGAATCAAGTTTTCTCTCTTTGGTTTGTTATGTGCATCACATGGCGATCTGCATATGCCTTCAGATGGGGAAAGTCTTAGTCAATGGTGGAAAATCCAGCAGAAAAAAGCAGCTGTTCCAGCACTGGCAAAAACTGCCTACACTGCAAatcaacccccccaaaaaagaagaCTGACTCATCAAAAAGACAGTCtgacaataaatcaaaataCACGTCAATATCAGCAAAGTATTACAGGGATGGAGAGAAATTGTTGCTAATTATTTAGAATTCTGCAGCCAAGTTAGCGCACAGCTATGGTTAGTAGAAGGCTAGTTACATTATTATAGACCTTTATCAATCTCTCCAAAAGTTTAACCATCTGCTAAGCGTAGCTAAGTGCTTTGCCTGAACTCATTTCAACAGGTAGCAGAagcagggtctctgcaggtttcaacaagtcacattttagactttttaagacttttttaagaccataatgaatacaatttaagactcatttcacatccatactgccaaaaaagtacaaaagacaggACGGAAAATCGGAGGCCCGGAATTACTTGCAAAGTGTTTGAATTTATTCACAGCTcattggaataaaaaatgcTTAACCTAACTAAAAACACCAGAAGCCTCACTATTGTGAATATTTCTTTAGAACTTTAAATTCTTAAattcataaattattattttttaaattgggaCCGGGCTACACAGGTACTTAGTTCTGTTTTGTAGTTATGTTACAGCATCCTCAAAAAtcgaaacatttaaaagtgaacgcatttgttttaaataaaagtaacataaatgcatttttGCAAGAGCTTTCAAAATtggatttaagacattttatgagattttaggGACTTAAACTCAAATgattgaattttaaatgtttaaagacTTTTAAGACCCCGTGGATACCCTGAGAAAACTATtagcaacattttctctccatctatGAAACACTTTGCTGATACTGACTGCCTTGAATCACAGTATGTcacctcaaagggctttacaagCCGCAAGTTTGCGAAGAAAACGGGACGATAATTGTAATAGAAGTGCCGCAACATTACAATCGGGATGatggaaataaatgacttgtACTCGTGCAGATTAGTGTATAAAGCGTGTGCATGTAACGTCCTCGCCTGGTGGGAGGGGCTcaggacagagaggggagagctgcagcaggatgGCTGTATTTTCAAATTCTTACTTCTCTTTTGCCTTTTCCAGAAAACTGCATACTCCAGCTTTAACTCCTGTTACTACAACTAATATTTGACTTAACAAAATGTGATTACCCACCTGCATTAGGACAGCAGGTCCCAAATATTTGTCTCCGTTCCACCAGTAGCTTGGACAGCTGGTGCTGCAGCACGCACAGAGGATGCACTCGTAGAGGCCGTCCTGTTGGGTTAAGAACACTGTGACTTAAAAATGTGATTCGGCTTATTATTTACTTATACGACAGACAGGTATCTCAATTATGTGGTAATCTGGATGAAATCATAGTGATTAAATGACTACTATGGCCAAGATATGAAGACTTCCAATATTGCTGCCGTAGCATGTGTCATATCATCTGTCTGTATTTCTGACGGTAAGGTGTTGGTTTATTTACCAGTTTTTGCCGGTCCTCCACCGTCTGGAAATACTGCTCCTTCCCCTCTTGACTTTCATCCTTCTTTTTCAGGTAGGGCTCAATGGATTTATACTGTGCATAGAAGTTGCTCATATCCTGGTGGAAATCAACAAAGAAGGGAGAACTTATAACAGGcactcaaacaaacaacacatgcaccatatataattctattattcctTTTTAAATTGTGCTAATCTTAGATATGACCATGGACATAAAGTACTTACAGGCACCAGATCTTTGACCACATACATGTGTGGTAGTGGGTAGATTTTGGTCGGTTTGCTCGTGTTGCTGTCGATTTTGTTAAGGCATGCCAGCGTGTTGCCTCCATTTATGTTCATGGCACATGAGCCGCAGATACCTGATGAAATACATAATCAATCACAGTCACTGAAATCTGGCTCAATCATGTttcaatttattattcattCTTGGAGTACATTATTACGAGCAAGCTGAATCTAGATTTGTGTCTTACCTTCACGACAGGAGCGTCTGAATGTGAGTGTGGGGTCAATTTCATTCTTGATCTTAATGAGGGCATCCAGAACCATCGGACCACATCTGTACGAACAGGAACATGTCAAGAGATCATGTTATTGATTACATTAATgtcaaaagacaacaatgttctGTTCATGGACCTGGTTATGACTTACGAGTTGAGATCAATTTCGTATGTCTGCATTCGTGGTTTATCTCCGGCGGTGTCTGGGTCCCAGCGGTAAATCTGGAACTTCTTGATCCTGGGTTCAGGAGCCGGGGCAGCAGCCGTCTGAGCATGCCGCACCAACTGTTTCACACATAATAAACAACAGAGGCAGGCAGTACATGTGAATCACAGAGAAGTGTCAAATGTAGACTCTGTGGT encodes:
- the LOC131971776 gene encoding succinate dehydrogenase [ubiquinone] iron-sulfur subunit, mitochondrial-like, whose translation is MSVVSGALSRNVLAIRNSGMMVLVRHAQTAAAPAPEPRIKKFQIYRWDPDTAGDKPRMQTYEIDLNSCGPMVLDALIKIKNEIDPTLTFRRSCREGICGSCAMNINGGNTLACLNKIDSNTSKPTKIYPLPHMYVVKDLVPDMSNFYAQYKSIEPYLKKKDESQEGKEQYFQTVEDRQKLDGLYECILCACCSTSCPSYWWNGDKYLGPAVLMQAYRWMIDSRDEFTEERLSKLQDPFSLYRCHTIMNCTKTCPKGLNPGKAIAEIKKMMATYKEKKAAAS